A part of Lacerta agilis isolate rLacAgi1 chromosome 7, rLacAgi1.pri, whole genome shotgun sequence genomic DNA contains:
- the CABYR gene encoding calcium-binding tyrosine phosphorylation-regulated protein isoform X3: MHTTKPRMVVPYGLKTLLEGVSRAVLKASPSNITEFAAVYFRELILFREDHPNLDIKDLVREFHMTRVEGWAEGTAGATQVPRKRADVGDAYRPEADTTAPMSDEPKRKEKSTDTEEDQISEEPRREQCTKTTQYPSTVDDFADRAGDEKGAGLAYVPADPAQLASQMLAMATSEPGQPPPYSNVWTLYCLTDMHQQGRKSPPPPPPLPPVGTGAPVPQATLFISSGKDQPQYLQPQMLQQGQPPQVSSPTYVMMEEGKKGNAPPFILVGSSVQNKQDWKPIPGHAVLAQQDTGGTVRRFATIPVPVARAADPKMANPNFNSAQDSGRPPTPVFLSVAIPLEDVMNGKKGSGAGDKAPFAGSYGIAGEITFTTASMRRTE; the protein is encoded by the exons ATGCATACCACAAAGCCCAGGATGGTGGTTCCTTATGGCCTCAAGACTCTACTTGAGGGAGTGAGCAGAGCAGTTCTGAAAGCCAGTCCCTCTAACATTACTGAATTTGCTGCTGTGTATTTCAGGGAACTGATACTTTTCCGAGAAG ACCACCCTAATTTAGACATTAAAGACCTGGTGAGAGAGTTTCATATGACTAGAG TGGAAGGATGGGCAGAAGGGACAGCAGGAGCAACGCAGGTGCCCCGCAAAAGGGCTGACGTGGGAGATGCGTATAGGCCAGAGGCGGACACGACGGCTCCGATGAGTGACGAACCGAAACGGAAGGAGAAATCGACAGACACAGAAGAGGACCAGATAAGTGAAGAACCACGCCGTGAACAGTGCACCAAGACAACCCAGTACCCATCGACCGTGGATGATTTTGCAGACAGGGCTGGGGACGAAAAGGGAGCTGGGCTCGCCTACGTCCCGGCCGATCCAGCCCAGCTGGCATCCCAGATGCTAG ccATGGCAACAAGCGAACCAGGACAACCACCACCATATTCTAATGTGTGGACTCTCTATTGTCTAACTGATATGCATCAACAAGGTCGCAAgtcaccaccacctccaccaccccTTCCACCTGTTGGAACTGGTGCTCCTGTTCCCCAGGCAACCCTATTCATATCTAGTGGTAAGGACCAGCCGCAGTATCTACAGCCGCAGATGCTACAACAAGGCCAACCACCACAAGTGTCCTCTCCAACTTATGTGATGatggaagaagggaagaagggaaatgcACCACCTTTCATTTTAGTGGGCTCTTCTGTTCAGAATAAACAGGACTGGAAAcccatccctggccatgctgtcCTTGCACAGCAGGATACTGGCGGGACTGTGAGGAGGTTCGCTACGATACCTGTACCAGTTGCCAGGGCAGCAGATCCGAAAATGGCCAATCCCAATTTTAACTCCGCACAGGATAGCGGCAGGCCTCCAACTCCAGTTTTTCTTTCAGTTGCCATACCACTGGAAGATGTGATGAATGGGAAGAAGGGCTCAGGAGCTGGGGATAAAGCACCCTTTGCAGGCAGCTATGGTATAGCAGGAGAAATCACATTTACTACTGCCTCTATGCGCAGGACAGAATAG
- the CABYR gene encoding calcium-binding tyrosine phosphorylation-regulated protein isoform X1, producing MHTTKPRMVVPYGLKTLLEGVSRAVLKASPSNITEFAAVYFRELILFREDHPNLDIKDLVREFHMTRVEGWAEGTAGATQVPRKRADVGDAYRPEADTTAPMSDEPKRKEKSTDTEEDQISEEPRREQCTKTTQYPSTVDDFADRAGDEKGAGLAYVPADPAQLASQMLGKVEPVSSEAELKDVAVSVQTLPTSSQSVENLVASVTEAPPPAPEPAPAPSEVAPAPAEEEAPAPAEPEPAPAEPEPAPAEPEPAPAEPEPAPAEPEPAAPAEAEAEPAAPAEAEAEAEPAAPAASVHSLRAGSATQSHTSAPGDVVTSGSQAEQPPADVADPDSSDPLLEEQPPPPPPPPPPPDKDPLQAESCSSEIELTSDIQLTPMCDDDPNAGGEPQPPPYVEQFPQQIVIPFVDTVACLFNPLMASQNAGQFASILDPSADDAECDPDRMDTAEELSSADPGFIMSVAIPLEDVMNGKKGSGAGDKAPFAGSYGIAGEITFTTASMRRTE from the exons ATGCATACCACAAAGCCCAGGATGGTGGTTCCTTATGGCCTCAAGACTCTACTTGAGGGAGTGAGCAGAGCAGTTCTGAAAGCCAGTCCCTCTAACATTACTGAATTTGCTGCTGTGTATTTCAGGGAACTGATACTTTTCCGAGAAG ACCACCCTAATTTAGACATTAAAGACCTGGTGAGAGAGTTTCATATGACTAGAG TGGAAGGATGGGCAGAAGGGACAGCAGGAGCAACGCAGGTGCCCCGCAAAAGGGCTGACGTGGGAGATGCGTATAGGCCAGAGGCGGACACGACGGCTCCGATGAGTGACGAACCGAAACGGAAGGAGAAATCGACAGACACAGAAGAGGACCAGATAAGTGAAGAACCACGCCGTGAACAGTGCACCAAGACAACCCAGTACCCATCGACCGTGGATGATTTTGCAGACAGGGCTGGGGACGAAAAGGGAGCTGGGCTCGCCTACGTCCCGGCCGATCCAGCCCAGCTGGCATCCCAGATGCTAGGTAAAGTTGAACCTGTTTCTTCCGAAGCTGAACTGAAGGACGTGGCAGTCTCAGTGCAGACGCTCCCTACCTCATCCCAAAGTGTAGAGAATCTTGTTGCTTCAGTCACAGAGGCCCCGCCACCCGCACCGGaacctgcccctgccccatcGGAAGTAGCGCCTGCCCCCGCAGAAGAGGAAGCGCCTGCCCCCGCAGAACCAGAACCTGCCCCTGCAGAACCAGAACCTGCCCCCGCAGAACCAGAGCCTGCCCCCGCGGAACCAGAGCCTGCCCCCGCGGAACCAGAGCCTGCTGCccctgcagaagcagaagcagagcctgctgcccctgcagaagcagaagcagaagcagagccTGCTGCCCCTGCAGCTTCTGTACACTCTCTCAGGGCTGGGTCCGCCACTCAGAGTCACACCTCCGCTCCTGGGGATGTAGTTACCTCAGGCAGTCAGGCTGAGCAGCCACCTGCTGACGTAGCAGATCCAGATTCCTCAGACCCCTTGCTGGAAGAACAGCCAcccccgccgccaccaccacctcctcctcctgataaAGACCCATTGCAGGCTGAATCTTGTTCAAGTGAAATTGAGCTCACATCAGACATACAGCTCACCCCCATGTGTGATGATGATCCCAATGCTGGTGGAGAGCCCCAACCACCACCGTATGTAGAGCAGTTTCCACAGCAGATAGTAATTCCTTTCGTAGACACTGTAGCATGTCTCTTTAATCCGCTGATGGCTTCGCAGAATGCAGGTCAGTTTGCTAGTATTCTAGATCCATCTGCAGATGATGCAGAATGTGACCCTGACAGGATGGATACTGCAGAGGAACTGAGTTCAGCTGATCCAGGTTTTATTATGTCAG TTGCCATACCACTGGAAGATGTGATGAATGGGAAGAAGGGCTCAGGAGCTGGGGATAAAGCACCCTTTGCAGGCAGCTATGGTATAGCAGGAGAAATCACATTTACTACTGCCTCTATGCGCAGGACAGAATAG
- the CABYR gene encoding calcium-binding tyrosine phosphorylation-regulated protein isoform X2: protein MTRVEGWAEGTAGATQVPRKRADVGDAYRPEADTTAPMSDEPKRKEKSTDTEEDQISEEPRREQCTKTTQYPSTVDDFADRAGDEKGAGLAYVPADPAQLASQMLGKVEPVSSEAELKDVAVSVQTLPTSSQSVENLVASVTEAPPPAPEPAPAPSEVAPAPAEEEAPAPAEPEPAPAEPEPAPAEPEPAPAEPEPAPAEPEPAAPAEAEAEPAAPAEAEAEAEPAAPAASVHSLRAGSATQSHTSAPGDVVTSGSQAEQPPADVADPDSSDPLLEEQPPPPPPPPPPPDKDPLQAESCSSEIELTSDIQLTPMCDDDPNAGGEPQPPPYVEQFPQQIVIPFVDTVACLFNPLMASQNAGQFASILDPSADDAECDPDRMDTAEELSSADPGFIMSVAIPLEDVMNGKKGSGAGDKAPFAGSYGIAGEITFTTASMRRTE, encoded by the exons ATGACTAGAG TGGAAGGATGGGCAGAAGGGACAGCAGGAGCAACGCAGGTGCCCCGCAAAAGGGCTGACGTGGGAGATGCGTATAGGCCAGAGGCGGACACGACGGCTCCGATGAGTGACGAACCGAAACGGAAGGAGAAATCGACAGACACAGAAGAGGACCAGATAAGTGAAGAACCACGCCGTGAACAGTGCACCAAGACAACCCAGTACCCATCGACCGTGGATGATTTTGCAGACAGGGCTGGGGACGAAAAGGGAGCTGGGCTCGCCTACGTCCCGGCCGATCCAGCCCAGCTGGCATCCCAGATGCTAGGTAAAGTTGAACCTGTTTCTTCCGAAGCTGAACTGAAGGACGTGGCAGTCTCAGTGCAGACGCTCCCTACCTCATCCCAAAGTGTAGAGAATCTTGTTGCTTCAGTCACAGAGGCCCCGCCACCCGCACCGGaacctgcccctgccccatcGGAAGTAGCGCCTGCCCCCGCAGAAGAGGAAGCGCCTGCCCCCGCAGAACCAGAACCTGCCCCTGCAGAACCAGAACCTGCCCCCGCAGAACCAGAGCCTGCCCCCGCGGAACCAGAGCCTGCCCCCGCGGAACCAGAGCCTGCTGCccctgcagaagcagaagcagagcctgctgcccctgcagaagcagaagcagaagcagagccTGCTGCCCCTGCAGCTTCTGTACACTCTCTCAGGGCTGGGTCCGCCACTCAGAGTCACACCTCCGCTCCTGGGGATGTAGTTACCTCAGGCAGTCAGGCTGAGCAGCCACCTGCTGACGTAGCAGATCCAGATTCCTCAGACCCCTTGCTGGAAGAACAGCCAcccccgccgccaccaccacctcctcctcctgataaAGACCCATTGCAGGCTGAATCTTGTTCAAGTGAAATTGAGCTCACATCAGACATACAGCTCACCCCCATGTGTGATGATGATCCCAATGCTGGTGGAGAGCCCCAACCACCACCGTATGTAGAGCAGTTTCCACAGCAGATAGTAATTCCTTTCGTAGACACTGTAGCATGTCTCTTTAATCCGCTGATGGCTTCGCAGAATGCAGGTCAGTTTGCTAGTATTCTAGATCCATCTGCAGATGATGCAGAATGTGACCCTGACAGGATGGATACTGCAGAGGAACTGAGTTCAGCTGATCCAGGTTTTATTATGTCAG TTGCCATACCACTGGAAGATGTGATGAATGGGAAGAAGGGCTCAGGAGCTGGGGATAAAGCACCCTTTGCAGGCAGCTATGGTATAGCAGGAGAAATCACATTTACTACTGCCTCTATGCGCAGGACAGAATAG